In a genomic window of Helianthus annuus cultivar XRQ/B chromosome 10, HanXRQr2.0-SUNRISE, whole genome shotgun sequence:
- the LOC110882655 gene encoding uncharacterized protein LOC110882655, protein MPPRRDQTENAALAATIIQQMTVVLPNLITQINQANHNNNNNNAQCEFKTFNSAKPSKVFGSEGATALLQWFESTDSTFCHVQCPNERKVDFASSVFQRRALTWWNGIMRDRGADMAISLTWEEFKDLMKKEFCPRSEIRALENEFYYLKQDNGENRAYTDRFEHLSLLCPTMVTPLDRAIEKYIDGLPDLVQDIVTGSQHATLREAKELAAILTDSQVRKGKLFRKGDKKQNTESVNENSKRTKAESSKNYKKRKASKNFAIPAPVPLNSVPFKGFYHGKQPRCNQCNYHHASNSPYHQCTICGLF, encoded by the coding sequence ATGCCTCCTAGACGCGATCAAACTGAGAATGCTGCTCTCGCAGCCACAATCATTCAGCAGATGACTGTTGTGCTTCCGAACCTCATTACTCAGATAAACCAGGCAAAtcacaataacaataataacaatgctCAGTGTGAATTCAAAACGTTCAATTCAGCTAAGCCATCGAAAGTTTTTGGGTCTGagggagcaactgcgctcctacaatGGTTTGAAAGTACAGATAGCACATTCTGCCATGTTCAGTGTCCCAATGAGCGCAAGGTAGATTTCGCCTCGAGTGTCTTTCAAAGGAGAGCACTCActtggtggaatggtattatgagAGACCGAGGTGCCGATATGGCAATTTCACTGACGTGGGAAGAATTTAAGGAtcttatgaagaaagaattctGCCCACGAAGTGAAATAAGGGCACTTGAAAACGAGTTCTACTATCTAAAACAAGATAATGGGGAAAACCGTGCCTACACTGACCGATTTGAACATTTAAGCCTACTTTGCCCCACTATGGTCACACCTTTGGATCGGGCCATTGAGAAATATATTGATGGCCTACCTGATCTTGtccaagacattgtcactggcaGCCAACATGCAACGCTTAGGGAGGCTAAGGAATTAGCCGCTATTTTAACCGACTCCCAGGTTAGAAAAGGTAAACTATTTCGAAAAGGAGACAAGAAACAAAACACTGAATCTGTTAACGAGAATTCGAAAAGAACAAAGGCCGAATCTTCTAAAAATTATAAGAAGCGCAAGGCTTCAAAAAATTTTGCAATTCCTGCACCAGTTCCACTAAACTCAGTACCCTTCAAGGGATTTTATCATGGAAAGCAACCTCGGTGCAATCAATGTAACTATCATCACGCGTCAAATTCTCCTTATCACCAGTGTACAATCTGTGGTCTATTTTGA